A section of the Deltaproteobacteria bacterium genome encodes:
- a CDS encoding hydrogenase iron-sulfur subunit encodes MSKMQPYSLPRIGVYVCHCGHNIAGAVDVAAVREFAAGLKNVHVARDHVFCCAEPGQLEIQDDIRQHGLNRIVVAACSPRLHEPTFRRTIKEAGLNPYLLEMANIREHCSWVHFFQGQQATAKAKDLVAMAVARVTMIFPLTDRRVPVLKRALVVGGGPAGLQAALDLADTGYPVLLVERSPFLGGMLNDYWRIFPQGEMATCLITPLKSRVLFHPLVEVATSSEVVSVSGHIGNYQVEIHTEPRYVDSSCDLCGKCSEVCTTQRDKGGDKAIYLPNRLASPPLYAIDGQACSRCGDCVEACPRGAIDLQMKPIDKRMEVGTIILATGFQPYDPLKTDRYPYAGLPNVVTSVELERMLDPEGSTGGCLRRPSDGKPVERVAFLQCVGSREQDGNRYCSRVCCMVTLKQAHILKAERQVDVTVYYSDIRALKKTYEDLYAAVRSSGVLFYRGRIDRVVSPSNGALQLHGYNELLQTATLQEVDLLVLALGMEANGNAGPLKEVLKLSVGDDGFFLEAHPKLRPLETALDGIFLAGTCQGPKDISETIAHASGAAAKAGTLLAHEQITLDGIIARIDLDECVGCQKCVQKCPFHAVHLVEVEGEKKAAVIAAACKGCGVCAGECPTGAAQLLGYTDEQLVAQVQAALREEADRKVVVFACNWCSYAGADFAGVSRLQYPENVRIIRVPCSGRVSERLIMEALRLGAASVLVSGCHPPGDCHYISGNLRALARVQRLRSKLPKKNIDPQRLQLEWISATEGNKFQAVVERLCQQARGNQRQSPG; translated from the coding sequence ATGTCAAAGATGCAGCCATATTCTTTGCCACGCATTGGAGTCTATGTCTGCCACTGCGGCCACAACATAGCAGGGGCTGTGGATGTGGCAGCTGTGAGAGAGTTTGCCGCAGGATTGAAAAATGTGCATGTGGCGCGCGACCATGTGTTCTGCTGCGCGGAACCAGGACAGCTGGAAATCCAAGACGATATTCGTCAACACGGCTTGAACCGCATTGTAGTGGCAGCCTGTTCACCACGTCTTCACGAGCCAACCTTCCGGCGTACTATCAAAGAAGCCGGTCTCAATCCTTACCTCCTCGAGATGGCCAACATCCGTGAGCATTGCTCCTGGGTGCATTTTTTCCAGGGCCAACAGGCCACTGCCAAGGCAAAGGATCTGGTGGCCATGGCCGTGGCCAGGGTCACCATGATTTTTCCCCTGACAGACAGGCGGGTTCCTGTGCTCAAGAGAGCTCTGGTGGTGGGTGGAGGTCCGGCCGGTCTGCAGGCGGCGCTCGATCTGGCGGACACGGGTTATCCGGTATTACTGGTGGAACGCTCCCCATTTCTGGGAGGAATGCTGAACGATTACTGGCGAATTTTTCCCCAGGGTGAAATGGCAACTTGCCTCATCACGCCACTGAAAAGCCGTGTACTGTTCCACCCGCTTGTAGAGGTGGCCACATCGAGCGAAGTGGTGAGTGTCTCCGGACACATAGGAAACTACCAGGTAGAGATTCACACAGAACCGCGATATGTGGACAGCAGTTGCGATCTGTGTGGCAAATGCAGTGAAGTCTGTACGACCCAGCGTGACAAGGGTGGAGACAAAGCCATCTACCTCCCCAATCGCCTGGCATCCCCGCCCCTCTATGCCATTGATGGCCAAGCGTGCAGCCGCTGCGGCGACTGCGTCGAGGCGTGTCCAAGGGGTGCCATAGATTTACAAATGAAGCCTATTGACAAACGTATGGAAGTCGGCACCATCATTCTAGCCACAGGTTTTCAACCATATGATCCTCTGAAAACGGACCGGTATCCATATGCGGGCTTGCCCAACGTGGTGACCTCGGTGGAATTGGAACGAATGCTTGACCCTGAAGGAAGCACTGGCGGCTGCCTGCGCCGACCTTCGGACGGCAAACCCGTGGAAAGAGTAGCTTTTTTGCAGTGCGTGGGTTCACGTGAGCAAGATGGCAACCGCTACTGTTCGCGAGTATGCTGCATGGTAACCCTCAAGCAGGCTCACATCCTGAAAGCAGAAAGGCAAGTGGACGTCACTGTTTACTATAGCGACATCAGGGCTCTCAAGAAAACCTATGAAGACCTTTACGCGGCAGTGCGCTCCAGTGGAGTGTTGTTCTATCGCGGCAGAATAGACAGAGTGGTATCGCCGAGTAACGGCGCCTTGCAACTGCATGGCTACAATGAACTGCTGCAGACAGCCACCCTGCAGGAGGTAGATCTGCTGGTGCTGGCGCTTGGCATGGAAGCAAATGGCAATGCCGGGCCGCTCAAAGAGGTCCTGAAGCTGTCTGTGGGAGACGATGGTTTTTTTCTGGAGGCTCATCCCAAGCTGCGTCCACTGGAGACGGCCCTGGATGGCATATTCCTGGCGGGCACTTGCCAGGGGCCGAAAGACATCAGCGAAACCATCGCCCATGCAAGTGGTGCTGCTGCCAAGGCTGGCACTCTTCTAGCTCATGAACAGATTACTCTGGACGGCATAATAGCCAGAATTGATCTCGACGAATGTGTGGGCTGCCAGAAATGTGTGCAAAAGTGTCCTTTTCACGCTGTGCACCTGGTGGAAGTAGAAGGAGAAAAGAAAGCTGCCGTGATAGCAGCGGCCTGCAAAGGATGTGGAGTCTGTGCTGGCGAATGTCCTACTGGGGCAGCGCAGCTGCTCGGCTATACTGATGAACAGCTGGTAGCCCAAGTCCAGGCAGCACTTAGAGAGGAGGCCGACCGTAAAGTTGTCGTCTTTGCCTGCAATTGGTGCTCCTATGCTGGCGCAGATTTTGCCGGTGTATCCCGACTTCAATATCCGGAAAATGTGCGCATTATTCGCGTCCCCTGCTCCGGGCGGGTAAGCGAGCGGCTGATTATGGAGGCACTTCGTCTGGGCGCCGCAAGCGTCCTTGTTTCAGGCTGTCATCCGCCAGGAGACTGCCATTACATATCCGGCAATTTGCGGGCGCTGGCACGGGTGCAACGGTTGCGCAGCAAGCTGCCCAAAAAAAATATCGATCCACAAAGGCTGCAGCTCGAGTGGATATCAGCTACCGAGGGAAACAAGTTTCAGGCTGTTGTAGAACGACTTTGCCAGCAAGCCAGGGGAAATCAGCGGCAATCGCCTGGTTAA
- a CDS encoding 4Fe-4S dicluster domain-containing protein — MKNKAEQVHNSQAKGREAELQTIDMRLLDSHFRITVAAQPGAEELQRCFSCGICTGSCPVSEINARFSPSRIMRMIMLGMRQAVLAGDEIWYCVQCFSCSFHCPQEVHFAEVIKGLRRLSVADGHVTSSFAEAVDNAGRLLQKLRVRLLEKLLEAKQSEEMPELDSLLRQIVDADLHIK, encoded by the coding sequence TTGAAGAACAAGGCTGAACAAGTGCACAACTCGCAGGCAAAAGGCAGAGAGGCAGAACTGCAGACCATAGACATGCGGCTTTTGGACAGCCATTTTCGCATTACCGTCGCAGCGCAGCCTGGTGCAGAGGAGCTGCAACGATGCTTCTCTTGTGGGATCTGTACAGGAAGCTGCCCAGTAAGTGAAATCAATGCTCGCTTCAGCCCCAGCAGGATAATGCGCATGATCATGTTGGGAATGCGGCAGGCGGTTCTCGCAGGCGATGAGATCTGGTACTGCGTCCAATGTTTCAGCTGCTCTTTCCACTGTCCACAGGAGGTCCACTTTGCCGAGGTAATCAAAGGCTTGCGTCGGCTGTCTGTTGCTGACGGCCATGTGACCTCATCGTTTGCGGAGGCAGTCGACAACGCAGGACGGCTGCTGCAGAAGTTGAGAGTGCGACTGCTGGAAAAGCTTCTTGAAGCGAAACAGAGCGAAGAAATGCCGGAGCTCGACTCTCTCCTGCGGCAGATTGTTGATGCAGACCTCCACATCAAATGA
- a CDS encoding CoB--CoM heterodisulfide reductase iron-sulfur subunit A family protein: MAADRQQRSQVKVNDILVALCQNPTCRLSPGLLESITREGWRVWPCDSLCAPWGLQQLRRKCRIEKPAHLVVGVCQEVIRQGLIEQALGRLIGKRRLHLLELGGSDALCQDLPALIRALLQSKPARRPPLKHKRVLVVGGGVGGCQAALDIANSGIPVTLLESELSIGGLMAKLDKTFPTLDCSICILGPKLVEVANHPEIQLLTNAEVVSLAGRQGNFSVEVQLKPRYVDMAKCSGCGKCMEVCPVIVPSDWNVNMKPTKCIHISFEQAIPLRSAIDRRYCIECKLCEVACERQAIDFDDQGQQLLLRVGAIVLATGVDLFDPSRIGSYGYGTVPGVISNIEFERLVAATGPTAGRLLTPDGRQVRSLAFVQCVGSRNARYLPNCSGYCCTASIKEAMLAIEHVPDAEVSIFYNDIRTAGKGFEELYQRAVTAGIHFIKGLPAAVEMQHGRPSLVYDNMVGGSQQRLTVDLVVLAVGMEPRKDGLLWQLDEEPARDSYGFYQEKNPVLHPLESTVAGVYLLGTCRGPRDIGETVADASGVAAKVAAQFRLGQLKQRATKYKAN; the protein is encoded by the coding sequence ATGGCTGCAGATAGGCAACAAAGGAGTCAGGTGAAGGTGAACGACATACTGGTAGCTCTCTGTCAGAATCCCACCTGCAGATTATCTCCGGGACTACTTGAGTCTATTACACGAGAAGGTTGGCGGGTGTGGCCTTGTGATTCTCTCTGTGCTCCCTGGGGATTGCAGCAACTCCGCAGGAAGTGCAGGATTGAAAAACCCGCGCACCTGGTGGTTGGCGTCTGCCAAGAAGTAATTCGTCAGGGTCTCATTGAGCAAGCGCTGGGCAGATTGATCGGCAAACGGCGTCTGCACCTGTTGGAGTTGGGAGGCAGCGACGCTCTTTGCCAGGATCTGCCAGCACTGATTCGGGCATTGCTGCAAAGCAAGCCTGCCAGACGGCCGCCACTCAAACACAAGAGAGTTCTGGTTGTCGGCGGCGGGGTTGGCGGCTGTCAGGCGGCCCTGGACATAGCCAACAGTGGCATCCCGGTAACCCTGTTGGAAAGCGAACTGTCTATAGGCGGCTTGATGGCCAAACTGGACAAGACCTTTCCTACCCTGGATTGCTCTATCTGTATCCTGGGTCCTAAACTGGTGGAGGTGGCAAATCATCCGGAGATCCAATTGCTCACCAATGCTGAAGTGGTTAGTTTGGCAGGCCGGCAGGGAAACTTCTCTGTCGAGGTACAGCTGAAGCCACGTTATGTGGACATGGCCAAATGTTCCGGTTGCGGCAAGTGCATGGAAGTCTGTCCAGTAATAGTTCCCAGTGACTGGAACGTCAATATGAAACCGACAAAGTGCATTCACATCAGCTTTGAGCAGGCGATCCCTTTGCGCTCCGCCATAGACCGTCGCTATTGTATCGAATGCAAGCTCTGTGAAGTGGCCTGTGAACGGCAGGCTATCGACTTCGATGATCAGGGCCAGCAACTGCTACTGCGAGTGGGCGCCATTGTCCTGGCAACAGGCGTAGATCTCTTTGATCCTTCCAGAATAGGGTCCTACGGCTACGGTACGGTTCCCGGGGTTATCAGCAACATTGAGTTCGAACGGCTAGTGGCGGCTACCGGGCCCACTGCGGGCAGGTTGTTGACTCCTGACGGCAGGCAGGTTCGCTCACTGGCCTTCGTGCAGTGCGTGGGTTCACGCAACGCAAGATATCTGCCCAACTGTTCGGGATACTGCTGCACAGCCAGCATAAAGGAAGCCATGCTCGCTATTGAACACGTACCTGATGCAGAGGTAAGCATATTCTACAATGACATCCGTACAGCTGGCAAAGGATTTGAAGAATTGTATCAACGGGCAGTCACGGCGGGTATCCACTTTATAAAGGGATTGCCAGCGGCAGTCGAAATGCAACACGGCAGGCCTTCTCTGGTCTATGACAATATGGTAGGTGGCAGCCAGCAGCGACTGACCGTGGATCTGGTAGTGCTGGCTGTGGGAATGGAGCCAAGAAAGGACGGCTTGCTCTGGCAGCTCGATGAAGAACCTGCGAGAGACAGCTACGGTTTTTATCAGGAGAAAAACCCTGTTCTCCATCCCCTGGAATCCACAGTTGCCGGGGTATATCTGCTCGGCACCTGCAGAGGGCCGCGGGATATTGGTGAAACCGTAGCCGATGCTAGCGGGGTAGCAGCAAAGGTGGCAGCCCAGTTCCGCCTAGGCCAGCTCAAACAGAGGGCAACAAAGTACAAGGCCAACTAG
- a CDS encoding prepilin-type N-terminal cleavage/methylation domain-containing protein, protein MRIGQLTQEASREAGFTLVELIIVIGIIAILATIGMQAYKYNRAKAFNASVLTLTRNVLTKASTDEPSAGDSGNGGNLGSLGPGYGDFELDSTIFFDVSNDGNDRWLFFFAHEAGDTGYYFWVPGESCAFTTDGAGNPSDMILDNPAYRGTVGL, encoded by the coding sequence ATGAGAATCGGGCAGTTGACCCAAGAAGCCAGCAGGGAGGCCGGCTTTACTCTCGTTGAACTCATCATCGTCATTGGCATCATAGCCATTCTGGCCACCATAGGTATGCAAGCCTATAAATATAATCGGGCCAAAGCGTTCAACGCCAGCGTCCTTACCTTGACACGAAATGTGCTTACCAAGGCTTCCACAGACGAGCCAAGTGCGGGAGACAGCGGCAACGGGGGCAATTTAGGCAGTCTTGGCCCCGGTTATGGAGACTTCGAGCTGGACAGTACCATATTTTTTGATGTGAGCAATGATGGCAACGACAGGTGGCTCTTCTTCTTTGCCCATGAAGCAGGAGATACCGGTTATTACTTCTGGGTACCGGGAGAATCGTGTGCCTTTACCACTGACGGTGCAGGCAACCCGTCTGATATGATATTGGATAATCCGGCATACAGGGGGACTGTTGGCCTATAG
- a CDS encoding CoB--CoM heterodisulfide reductase iron-sulfur subunit A family protein: MATESRKNNAIGAVLVIGGGISGVQAALDLATSGFKTYLVEYSPTVGGKMAQLDKTFPTNDCSTCILAPKLGDLARHPDIHLLTMCEVIRVSGQVGNFSVSLLKRPRFVDLERCTACGTCASKCPKKTVDTYNQGLSERKAIYLPYPQAVPQKYVIDASQCLYFTKGKCRVCEKVCPAQAISFSQQPEVLELQVGAIIAAPGFAPFDPLSASDTYGYGKFANVITSLQFERILSASGPYQGELRRPSDGKPPEQIAFIQCVGSRDLLCGRGYCSAVCCMAAVKEAVVAHEHLTEGVVTTIFFMDIRAQGKGYEQYVAAAKQQYDVKCLFGKVAAVEELDNCRLRLHHTNEHGQHSYHDFDLVILSVGMGLSPQADRLAAVLGLPLENNGFCRTSLSAPTATTREGILACGAFLGPRDIADSVLSAGAAACQASAHLGAQRYSLTEQRSYPEERHVSGSELRVGVFVCRCGFNIAQNVDVAEVASYARSLASVIHAEETLFACAADSCDNMVAIIVQRNLNRVVVASCTPRTHAPLFRETIRQAGLNDAYLEMANIREQCSWVHQQNPEVATTKAKALVRMAVARVSRASPLHVESVVVQPRALVIGGGLAGMRACLAVAEQGYQCFLVEKTQQLGGSLRHLRHTLEGEDPARILRTSISKIKRHPLIKTYLGAEIRSVHGQVGDFHTTIVQQAPSGGKTQVLRHGAIVVATGAREFKPDGLFFYGEDPRVVTQLELESLIAENHSLLQRVGAVVMLQCVGSRTEERPYCSRLCCNEAVKNALLLKEKYPGVEVCILHRDIRTYGLREEYYQRARELGVLFSRYQEDNPPVVRLLHDRYGAHIVVEVIEPLLGSVLSLRPDLLVLSTAIVPPATNEDLASILKIPLDADGFFLEAHAKLRPADFASEGIFLCGMAHYPKPIDEAILQAEAAALRTVSILAREKIPAGREVAQVDESRCQSCLTCLRVCPFQVPIIGNSGKATINAVACQGCGVCVAECPAAAIKMESCSDSQLLETLGALYS; the protein is encoded by the coding sequence ATGGCCACAGAAAGTAGAAAAAATAATGCCATAGGGGCGGTCCTGGTTATAGGTGGCGGCATCAGTGGCGTGCAGGCGGCTCTCGATCTAGCCACCTCCGGTTTCAAGACTTATCTCGTTGAATATTCGCCCACGGTCGGTGGCAAAATGGCCCAACTGGACAAGACCTTCCCTACCAATGACTGTTCTACTTGCATCCTCGCTCCCAAGCTGGGGGATCTGGCGAGACACCCGGATATCCACTTGCTCACCATGTGTGAAGTAATAAGGGTTAGCGGCCAAGTGGGCAATTTCTCTGTAAGCCTGCTCAAGAGACCTCGCTTCGTGGATCTGGAGCGCTGTACAGCCTGCGGCACCTGTGCCAGCAAATGTCCAAAAAAGACGGTGGATACTTACAACCAGGGATTGTCTGAACGAAAAGCAATCTACCTGCCATATCCTCAGGCGGTGCCGCAAAAATATGTCATTGATGCCAGCCAGTGCCTCTATTTCACCAAAGGCAAGTGTCGTGTCTGTGAAAAGGTCTGTCCGGCACAGGCCATTAGTTTTTCACAGCAGCCAGAGGTGCTCGAACTGCAGGTGGGAGCAATTATTGCCGCACCTGGTTTTGCGCCCTTCGATCCTCTCAGCGCCTCAGATACCTATGGCTATGGCAAGTTCGCCAATGTCATCACCTCCCTGCAATTCGAACGAATTCTCTCAGCCTCGGGGCCATACCAGGGGGAACTCAGGCGACCTTCGGATGGCAAACCGCCCGAGCAGATTGCCTTTATCCAATGCGTAGGATCAAGGGATCTGCTCTGTGGTCGTGGCTACTGCTCCGCAGTCTGCTGTATGGCTGCAGTGAAAGAGGCCGTGGTTGCCCATGAACATCTGACAGAGGGTGTGGTTACCACCATTTTTTTTATGGATATAAGGGCTCAGGGCAAGGGCTACGAGCAATATGTGGCTGCAGCAAAGCAGCAGTACGACGTCAAGTGTCTCTTTGGCAAGGTTGCTGCTGTAGAAGAGCTGGACAACTGCCGCCTCCGGCTGCACCATACGAACGAACACGGCCAGCACAGCTACCATGACTTTGACCTAGTGATTCTGTCGGTGGGCATGGGATTGTCGCCGCAGGCAGACAGGCTTGCTGCCGTCCTCGGGTTACCACTGGAAAACAACGGTTTTTGCAGGACATCTCTCAGCGCGCCAACCGCCACCACTAGGGAGGGCATTCTCGCTTGCGGAGCCTTTCTCGGGCCAAGGGACATTGCCGACTCGGTGCTCTCGGCTGGTGCCGCAGCCTGCCAAGCATCAGCTCACCTTGGAGCGCAACGATATAGCCTCACTGAGCAGCGCAGTTATCCTGAAGAACGACATGTTAGTGGCAGTGAGCTCAGAGTGGGGGTCTTCGTCTGCCGCTGCGGTTTCAACATTGCTCAAAATGTGGATGTGGCTGAAGTGGCCAGCTACGCTCGCTCCCTTGCCTCTGTGATACATGCAGAAGAAACCCTCTTTGCCTGCGCCGCTGACTCCTGCGACAACATGGTTGCCATAATTGTCCAGAGGAACTTGAACAGGGTTGTTGTAGCCTCGTGTACGCCTCGAACGCATGCCCCCCTGTTTCGGGAGACCATACGGCAGGCAGGCCTGAATGATGCATATCTGGAAATGGCCAACATTCGTGAGCAGTGCTCCTGGGTGCATCAACAGAACCCGGAGGTGGCCACCACCAAAGCCAAGGCTCTAGTGCGTATGGCGGTGGCAAGAGTATCCCGGGCCAGTCCTCTTCATGTGGAAAGTGTTGTTGTGCAGCCAAGGGCTCTGGTGATTGGCGGAGGTCTTGCTGGCATGCGGGCCTGCCTGGCTGTAGCGGAACAGGGCTACCAGTGCTTCCTGGTGGAAAAGACACAGCAGCTGGGAGGCAGTCTTCGTCACTTGCGGCACACTCTCGAAGGTGAAGATCCTGCAAGAATTCTGCGAACAAGCATCAGCAAGATCAAGAGACATCCTCTGATCAAGACATATCTGGGAGCTGAAATTCGCAGTGTCCATGGTCAGGTGGGTGATTTCCATACCACCATTGTCCAGCAAGCCCCTAGTGGTGGGAAGACTCAAGTCCTGCGACACGGGGCAATCGTGGTTGCTACCGGGGCCCGGGAATTCAAACCAGATGGTCTGTTTTTCTACGGCGAAGACCCACGCGTAGTTACCCAGCTGGAACTGGAGTCTCTCATTGCTGAGAACCATTCTCTACTCCAGAGGGTAGGGGCAGTGGTGATGCTGCAGTGCGTCGGTTCTAGAACTGAAGAAAGACCTTACTGTAGTCGACTATGCTGTAATGAAGCCGTCAAGAATGCACTCCTTCTGAAGGAGAAGTATCCCGGCGTGGAAGTCTGCATCCTGCACCGCGACATAAGAACTTATGGGCTACGGGAAGAATATTACCAGCGCGCCAGAGAACTGGGTGTCCTTTTCAGCCGCTACCAGGAGGACAACCCACCCGTAGTTCGGCTGCTGCATGACAGGTATGGGGCCCATATCGTAGTTGAGGTCATAGAGCCGCTCCTGGGCAGCGTGCTTTCCCTGCGCCCCGATCTGCTGGTACTCAGTACCGCCATCGTTCCTCCTGCAACAAATGAAGACCTTGCCAGCATTCTGAAGATTCCACTCGATGCCGACGGCTTTTTTCTCGAGGCGCATGCCAAGCTGCGGCCTGCTGATTTTGCCTCTGAAGGCATTTTTCTCTGTGGCATGGCCCATTACCCGAAACCAATCGATGAAGCAATCCTGCAGGCAGAGGCCGCGGCTCTCCGGACGGTCTCCATTCTGGCTCGAGAAAAGATACCTGCTGGCCGAGAAGTGGCTCAGGTGGATGAAAGCCGCTGCCAGAGCTGCCTCACTTGCCTGCGCGTCTGTCCATTTCAAGTGCCGATTATTGGAAATTCGGGCAAGGCAACGATAAACGCGGTGGCCTGTCAGGGGTGTGGTGTATGCGTGGCTGAATGCCCCGCAGCTGCAATCAAGATGGAGTCTTGCAGCGATTCGCAGTTGCTGGAAACACTCGGCGCCCTCTACTCGTAG
- a CDS encoding 4Fe-4S binding protein, with protein MAANKENILEFLPRTDCEMCGMTCSDFADYLLSGDLSPTDCPVLHEEQYAGHIEALEEILATLAEKAATGLLIEAEKCNGCGICVAVCEYNAANSESGRMGRGPRVGEKVALRVDDGCIKLVDESLCTRLIQAADKCSKCVDHCPTKAISLI; from the coding sequence ATGGCAGCAAACAAAGAAAACATCCTAGAGTTCCTGCCCCGTACCGATTGTGAAATGTGCGGTATGACATGCAGTGATTTTGCCGATTATTTGCTCTCCGGTGACCTGTCTCCCACCGACTGCCCTGTGCTGCATGAGGAGCAATATGCTGGACACATAGAGGCCCTGGAGGAGATTCTCGCCACTCTAGCTGAAAAGGCTGCCACTGGCCTGCTCATTGAAGCCGAAAAGTGCAACGGCTGCGGCATCTGTGTGGCCGTATGCGAGTACAATGCAGCCAACAGTGAATCTGGCAGAATGGGAAGAGGTCCGAGAGTTGGAGAAAAAGTAGCGCTTCGCGTCGACGATGGCTGCATAAAGCTTGTTGACGAAAGTCTATGCACTCGTCTCATTCAAGCTGCAGATAAATGCAGCAAGTGTGTGGACCACTGTCCAACAAAAGCCATCAGCCTAATATAG
- a CDS encoding amidohydrolase family protein, with protein sequence MKIKIEAGNLYDPRNNCEGEVADLYLENGRVVDYISRPDVVIKARNMAVMPGGIDIHSHVAAFGMNNLRLQRLFPTPREIGRFYGEMGFTHIHEPLMTITTAPFVHHELLSIPFVDTSASLVLPLRDLGELIREDRVADGAAVVAYLLHSTKAMNIKLFEPELRYRQEIYAHLNVDPQTVVDFCSRVAAACNLRLFLRASGELLACSFHNPQLLYFTHLGAALAGDKEQRRAVALLQAGAAGDMGLSYPGKRMHLVLGSKKVGRELLQVDYGFSLPVCLVDLETYHEPQKDRAFQLALTEGRQRLAFSLDCATPAWPLAFAALFARLLRGETGDGYSLTELVRCTRQLPAEFLGLRGKGHLGAGAAADVAIYEVDETMSADDMAERLRRCRILIKAGTIVIQDYKWTGNSPEKYTCWRDLGQVSSELAWRLLDRTTFRAESLKVSPQLTGALLAVGN encoded by the coding sequence GTGAAGATCAAGATTGAAGCAGGAAATCTCTATGATCCCAGAAACAACTGTGAGGGAGAGGTTGCCGACCTCTATCTGGAAAACGGCCGAGTAGTTGACTATATCAGCAGACCCGATGTGGTGATCAAGGCGCGCAACATGGCAGTGATGCCCGGCGGCATTGACATCCATTCCCATGTGGCAGCATTCGGGATGAACAACCTTCGCCTGCAGCGCCTCTTTCCTACTCCCCGCGAAATCGGCCGCTTTTATGGCGAGATGGGCTTCACTCATATTCATGAACCTCTCATGACCATCACCACTGCCCCCTTTGTTCATCACGAGCTGCTGAGCATTCCATTTGTCGACACTTCTGCCTCTCTTGTGCTGCCACTTCGAGATCTAGGAGAACTAATCCGGGAAGACAGGGTGGCAGATGGAGCAGCAGTGGTGGCCTACCTGCTCCATTCCACCAAAGCAATGAATATCAAACTCTTCGAGCCTGAACTGCGTTATCGACAAGAGATCTACGCCCATCTCAATGTAGACCCCCAAACAGTGGTTGACTTTTGCAGCCGGGTGGCTGCGGCGTGTAACCTTCGCTTGTTTCTGCGTGCTTCCGGAGAGTTGCTCGCCTGCTCCTTCCACAATCCGCAGCTCCTCTACTTTACGCATCTGGGCGCGGCTCTGGCGGGAGATAAAGAACAACGTCGAGCAGTAGCTCTCCTGCAGGCAGGGGCTGCTGGCGATATGGGCTTGTCTTATCCGGGCAAGAGGATGCACCTTGTCCTGGGCAGCAAGAAGGTGGGCAGGGAACTGCTCCAAGTTGATTATGGCTTTTCCCTGCCAGTCTGTCTGGTTGACCTCGAAACTTACCATGAACCGCAAAAGGATCGCGCCTTCCAGCTGGCCCTCACCGAAGGACGGCAAAGGTTAGCCTTTTCTCTCGATTGCGCCACCCCGGCCTGGCCCCTGGCCTTTGCGGCACTCTTTGCACGTCTGCTCAGAGGAGAGACTGGAGACGGCTATTCCTTGACGGAGCTGGTGAGATGCACTCGCCAACTGCCAGCCGAGTTCCTCGGCCTCAGGGGAAAGGGTCACCTGGGAGCGGGGGCTGCTGCTGATGTAGCAATCTATGAAGTGGATGAAACAATGTCTGCTGATGACATGGCAGAAAGACTGCGACGCTGCCGGATATTGATCAAAGCAGGCACTATCGTCATTCAAGACTACAAATGGACAGGCAATAGCCCGGAGAAATATACCTGCTGGCGAGATCTGGGCCAGGTCAGCTCAGAGCTTGCCTGGAGACTGCTGGACAGGACGACCTTCAGGGCGGAGTCCCTCAAGGTGTCACCGCAGCTCACAGGCGCTCTGCTGGCAGTAGGGAATTGA
- a CDS encoding pilus assembly protein PilP, translating into MKEKRVVVLAVILLGLVGVYIWHSAKIANESRPTGKPLDIAKLDPNLALKAKVGKAVHRYLKKHGKVPQGLAELKGKYLDEATYNQAVAKKLRYVALDQKTYRLRYPERGKPPVRLAAKKSVAVAKAGKSSGAAATSLGSGSLTTIQTGWQYSPKGRPDPFKPFIVARRAETAVAPKVKKRPLTPLQKMPLSEIQSGLKAIVWGEMGSKALVQDATGKGYVLAVGTYVGQNDGVVKKILPDRIVVEEYRRDPIENRLVTNEVVLKLRKGEEEQ; encoded by the coding sequence ATGAAAGAGAAAAGGGTCGTCGTACTCGCTGTCATTCTCCTGGGTCTGGTGGGTGTGTACATCTGGCATTCCGCCAAGATTGCCAATGAGAGCAGGCCCACGGGCAAGCCCCTGGATATTGCCAAACTGGACCCGAACCTGGCGCTGAAGGCCAAGGTGGGCAAGGCGGTTCATCGCTATCTGAAAAAGCATGGCAAAGTACCCCAGGGTCTTGCTGAACTCAAGGGAAAATACCTCGACGAGGCCACATATAACCAGGCTGTGGCAAAGAAACTGCGGTATGTGGCCCTGGATCAAAAGACATATCGACTGCGGTATCCCGAGCGCGGCAAACCTCCGGTGAGGCTGGCGGCAAAAAAATCGGTTGCCGTAGCGAAAGCAGGCAAGTCTTCAGGAGCCGCCGCCACCAGCCTGGGCAGCGGTTCTCTGACGACAATTCAGACTGGCTGGCAGTACAGCCCCAAGGGGCGTCCTGATCCATTCAAACCGTTCATTGTTGCCCGACGAGCTGAAACTGCAGTGGCACCGAAAGTCAAGAAGAGGCCACTGACTCCCTTGCAGAAAATGCCCTTGAGCGAGATTCAGAGCGGCCTCAAGGCCATAGTGTGGGGAGAGATGGGCAGCAAGGCCCTGGTGCAGGATGCCACCGGCAAGGGATATGTGCTTGCGGTGGGAACCTATGTGGGCCAGAATGACGGCGTGGTCAAGAAAATTCTTCCGGATAGAATCGTGGTGGAAGAGTACAGGCGCGATCCCATTGAAAATCGTCTGGTAACCAATGAGGTGGTGCTCAAGCTGAGAAAGGGAGAAGAGGAACAATAA